A region from the Pithys albifrons albifrons isolate INPA30051 chromosome Z, PitAlb_v1, whole genome shotgun sequence genome encodes:
- the LOC139684595 gene encoding LOW QUALITY PROTEIN: uncharacterized protein (The sequence of the model RefSeq protein was modified relative to this genomic sequence to represent the inferred CDS: substituted 2 bases at 2 genomic stop codons), with the protein MENDVQALINLLDEFQAKLSPPGMEWAQDNWYNIQAIVHRISTLRAGVRARKGKGKPIVCSVLGAALIMAVNHKVQQQESHTKVVNSLQDLVKSLQTQLEEQKTTVNVLQEEIRNEKATTRVLREELYARIMKEGKKETELESSKKIYHISDLKPLCDQVEKQAIALRPLIKTEYTYEGSDDDTPQITTKEIPYTATELAKLKKEYSRTPRESEAEYVWRVSLTGGDQILLSEKEAEGFWGAGVFLTTGDNRAPWSITQRAAYWAGGLSPLERGDPLAIVGNVNQIVESVQKAACLQMMHDRELTPRRESPMMLTVNPERMIPLIRGLPESLKPIGIQLKGQIKSLTKEERAAATLEAALSPGAYRGENKNKIWTWGEVAQELINYGRKYGPVPSVTIDSKSIXXTECKTTIPPVKLRKVTFSSGQGTPTNTGTHREKWNTLWIAGLQKGIPKSLMDGQPTDKLEILIQDWPAKGGSLKAATAPPLEELKIEEVMGNSSLHPQ; encoded by the coding sequence ATGGAAAATGATGTGCAAGCGCTTATAAATCTATTAGATGAATTTCAGGCCAAGCTATCTCCTCCAGGAATGGAGTGGGCACAAGATAATTGGTATAATATTCAAGCAATTGTTCATAGGATCTCTACCCTGCGGGCCGGGGTAAGAGCTAGAAAAGGTAAAGGAAAACCTATTGTGTGTTCAGTATTAGGTGCTGCATTAATTATGGCAGTTAACCACAAAGTACAACAGCAAGAAAGTCACACAAAAGTGGTTAACTCCCTGCAAGATTTAGTTAAATCCTTGCAGACGCAGCTGGAGGAACAGAAAACGACTGTTAATGTCCTCCAAGAAGAAATAAGGAATGAAAAAGCCACCACTAGAGTACTCAGAGAAGAGTTATACGCAAGAATaatgaaagaagggaaaaaagaaacagagctggAGTCATCTAAAAAAATATATCACATCTCTGATCTAAAACCTTTGTGTGACCAAGTTGAAAAGCAGGCTATTGCCCTACGACCCCTGATTAAAACCGAATATACATATGAGGGGTCAGATGATGACACACCCCAAATAACTACGAAAGAAATTCCTTATACAGCAACTGAATTGGCTAAGTTGAAAAAGGAATACAGCAGAACCCCTAGAGAATCTGAAGCTGAGTATGTTTGGAGAGTCTCTCTCACAGGAGGTGATCAAATTTTGTTATCAGAAAAAGAAGCTGAGGGATTTTGGGGAGCTGGAGTTTTTCTGACCACAGGAGATAACCGTGCTCCATGGTCTATAACCCAAAGAGCAGCCTAttgggctggggggctcagccccctAGAGAGGGGAGATCCTCTGGCAATAGTGGGAAATGTTAATCAAATTGTGGAGAGTGTTCAAAAGGCAGCTTGTTTACAAATGATGCATGACAGAGAATTAACACCAAGACGTGAATCTCCTATGATGCTGACAGTAAACCCTGAAAGAATGATCCCTCTTATCAGAGGCCTCCCTGAATCTTTGAAACCCATAGGCATACAGCTAAAGGGACAAATAAAAAGTCTCACCAAAGAAGAAAGGGCTGCAGCCACTTTAGAAGCTGCTTTAAGCCCTGGCGCTTACcgtggagaaaataaaaataaaatctggacCTGGGGGGAGGTAGCACAAGAGTTAATTAATTATGGAAGAAAATATGGTCCAGTACCTTCAGTTACTATTGATTCTAAATCAATTTGATGAACAGAATGCAAAACAACTATTCCTCCAGTAAAACTCCgaaaagtaacattttcttCTGGGCAGGGAACACCCACAAATACAGGGACTCACAGGGAAAAATGGAATACCCTGTGGATTGCAGGCTTGCAAAAGGGAATCCCTAAATCCCTAATGGATGGCCAACCCACAgataaattagaaatattaattCAAGACTGGCCAGCAAAAGGGGGATCCCTTAAAGCTGCTACCGCCCCTCCCCTGGAGGAACTAAAAATAGAGGAGGTGATGGGAAACTCCTCACTTCATCCTCAATAG